The Planctomycetota bacterium nucleotide sequence ACGGCGGTCGGCTGGTGCTCACGGTGCCCGCAGCGGCCGACCTCCCCAGCCGCGCCCGGGCAGTCGCGGCCTGGTACCGTGCCGAGGCGGCTCGGGCGATCGGCCCGCTGGTCGCCGCCTGGCAGGGACCGCTCGGGGTGGAAGTGGCCGCGTGGAGCGTGCGACGCATGGCGACGCGGTGGGGAAGCTGCACGCCGCGCACGAGGCGGCTCCGCTTCAACTCCGAGCTGGCAAAACGTCGGCCGGAGCTGCTGGAATACGTCGTCGTCCACGAGATGGCGCACCTCATCGAGCCATCTCACAACCAGCGTTTCAAATCGCTCCTCACGGCGCACATGCCCGACTGGCATGCCCGCCATGCCGAGCTCGCCGCGCGACCGATCGGACGGCACGGTGACGGCGACTGACAGTGGGGGAGTGGGGGAGTGGATGACCTCGAGCCCCTCACTCCACCTCGAGCCGGTAGGCGCCGTCGTCGCCGACGACGATCTTCACCAGCGGCGGCCCC carries:
- a CDS encoding M48 family metallopeptidase, which encodes MGMRPMPPRRAAAVIAVDGIEIAIVRRRMRRLRLVVLPPDGRVVLSAPPWVPRRELVAFATSKADWIRVHQARVRALPAPPRVEYLDGEVHPVWGRDYPLAVVGLATAGGVAGRRRVSVALDGGRLVLTVPAAADLPSRARAVAAWYRAEAARAIGPLVAAWQGPLGVEVAAWSVRRMATRWGSCTPRTRRLRFNSELAKRRPELLEYVVVHEMAHLIEPSHNQRFKSLLTAHMPDWHARHAELAARPIGRHGDGD